One segment of Carya illinoinensis cultivar Pawnee chromosome 13, C.illinoinensisPawnee_v1, whole genome shotgun sequence DNA contains the following:
- the LOC122292532 gene encoding probable inactive receptor kinase At5g10020 isoform X1 has product MQAICLTMLFLVVIAFGQSDIEALLELKKGFVSDPSRQVLVSWNSKSLDSNGCPRNWYGIACNGGRVTSVTVNDVGLAGEFRFSAITGLSMLSNLSISNNQLTGTISKIDSLQSLQNLDLSCNLFHGSIPPGLVKLKKLAQLNLSSNQFDGNVPDGFGKLQQLKYLDLGGNDLSGDIMHLLSQIGSVVHVDLSSNRFSGSLDLGLGSPSFISTIRYLNISHNHLVGEPFAHDGMPYFDSLEVFDASDNQLAGTVPSFNFVFSLRILRLGNNQLGGSLPEALLQESSMILSELDLSLNQLEGPIGSITSANLKKLNLSSNKLSGSLPAQVGHCAIIDLSNNMLSGSLSRVQSWGNYVEVIRLSSNSLSGSLPNQTSQFLRLTSLEISKNSLVGALPPVLGTYPELKVIDLSFNQLNGILLPSLFTSTKLANLNLAGNNFSGSIPFQEIGNITSIDSVEDLSLMSLDLSNNSLSGYLPLGISKFHNLVYLDLSHNNLEGSIPDDLPGNLQGFNVSFNNFSGVVPEHLRRFPNSAFHPGNNLLIFPHSQSSPRDVTNRTPREARSHMKSVIKIALIAGLVGGTALICLLCILIYSRTHWQEHKRSSSKEDDAKIGFPEGSSAISNRSGPNKNVDPSLSSLAFDQDIFTSSQLGYGNDVGETSSVVKKHKDVGHIESVKKGEGISPPMSLLSSSNPSPSKKQLPDNPGVLNVSSPEKLAGDLHLFDGSFLVTAEELSRAPAEVIGKSCHGTLYKAALDSGNVLAVKWLREGIVKGRKEFAREVKKLGNIKHPNLVSLQGYYWGPKEHEKLIISNYFNAQSLAVYLHEMGPRKLPPLSLSERLRVAVDVARCLSYLHNEKAIPHGNLKSTNILLETSTPNVLVTDYSLHRILTPTGTAEQVLNAAALGYSPPEFASSYKPFPSLTSDVYAFGVILLELLTGRSSGEIVSGIPGVVDLTDWVRLLAAENRSGECFDRLILDGNKVEHQPRGLDHMLQVALRCILPASERPDMKRVFEDLLMLV; this is encoded by the exons ATGCAGGCAATCTGTTTGACAATGTTGTTTTTGGTAGTAATTGCATTTGGACAATCAGACATTGAAGCACTCTTGGAGCTCAAGAAGGGCTTTGTAAGTGACCCCTCTAGGCAAGTCCTTGTTTCATGGAATTCTAAATCCTTGGATTCTAATGGGTGCCCTCGGAATTGGTACGGGATTGCTTGTAATGGTGGTCGAGTGACCTCAGTCACTGTTAATGATGTGGGCCTAGCCGGTGAGTTTAGGTTCTCAGCTATTACAGGCCTAAGCATGCTTAGCAACTTATCAATTTCGAACAACCAGTTGACAGGGACAATATCCAAGATCGATTCACTTCAGTCTCTTCAAAATTTGGATCTCTCATGCAATCTGTTTCATGGGTCTATACCCCCTGGATTAGTCAAATTGAAGAAGTTAGCGCAACTGAATCTTTCTTCAAACCAATTCGATGGCAATGTTCCTGATGGTTTTGGCAAACTCCAGCAGCTGAAGTATTTAGACTTGGGGGGAAATGATTTATCTGGGGATATTATGCATCTTCTGTCCCAAATAGGTAGTGTGGTTCACGTTGACCTAAGCAGCAACCGGTTCTCTGGTTCTCTGGATCTGGGACTCGGAAGCCCTTCTTTCATTTCCACGATtcgatatttaaatattagccACAATCACTTAGTTGGAGAGCCCTTTGCTCACGACGGAATGCCATATTTTGACAGTTTAGAAGTATTCGATGCTAGTGATAATCAGCTGGCGGGAACTGTACCTTCGTTTAATTTTGTGTTCTCTCTACGGATTCTTAGGCTTGGAAACAATCAGTTAGGAGGGTCTCTACCCGAAGCACTTTTGCAGGAGAGCTCAATGATCTTGTCCGAATTGGATCTTAGCCTTAACCAGCTCGAAG GTCCCATCGGAAGTATCACTTCTGCAAATTTAAAGAAGCTTAACTTATCTTCAAACAAACTGTCAGGATCCTTACCTGCCCAGGTAGGGCACTGTGCCATCATAGACCTGAGTAATAACATGCTCTCTGGTAGCTTGTCCAGAGTCCAAAGTTGGGGAAACTATGTGGAAGTCATTCGGTTAAGTTCAAACTCATTGTCAGGAAGCTTACCAAACCAAACTTCTCAATTCTTAAGGCTGACTTCGCTTGAGATATCGAAAAACTCATTAGTGGGTGCTCTCCCACCAGTATTGGGTACATATCCAGAACTTAAAGTGATTGATCTTAGCTTCAACCAGCTTAATGGGATCCTCCTTCCAAGCCTTTTCACCTCAACCAAACTGGCTAACCTTAACCTGGCAGGCAACAATTTCTCTGGGTCAATACCGTTTCAAGAAATTGGAAATATTACTTCCATAGATTCTGTCGAAGACTTGAGCTTGATGTCTCTTGATCTGTCCAATAATTCATTGAGTGGATATTTGCCCCTAGGGATAAGTAAGTTTCATAACTTGGTGTATCTTGACCTATCTCATAACAATTTGGAAGGTAGCATTCCTGATGACCTTCCGGGTAACTTGCAAGGTTTCAATGTgtctttcaataatttttctggTGTTGTACCTGAACATCTAAGGCGGTTCCCGAATTCAGCATTCCATCCAGGAAATAATTTGCTCATCTTTCCTCATTCTCAATCGTCTCCAAGAGATGTCACAAACAGGACTCCAAGGGAAGCCAGGTCTCATATGAAAAGTGTTATTAAAATTGCCCTGATTGCAGGATTAGTTGGTGGCACTGCTCTGATATGTCTTTTGTGCATATTGATCTATTCTAGAACTCACTGGCAGGAACATAAGAGGTCCAGTTCAAAAGAAGATGATGCTAAGATAGGTTTTCCAGAAGGGAGTTCAGCCATCTCTAATAGATCGGGACCCAACAAAAATGTGGACCCATCATTATCTTCACTCGCATTtgatcaagatatttttacatCATCCCAATTGGGATATGGTAATGATGTTGGGGAAACTTCATCAGTTGTAAAGAAGCACAAGGATGTTGGCCATATAGAATCAGTGAAAAAAGGGGAAGGAATATCTCCTCCTATGTCCCTCTTgtcatcttcaaacccatcaCCTTCTAAAAAGCAACTACCCGATAATCCTGGTGTGCTCAATGTTTCTTCTCCTGAAAAATTAGCTGGCGATTTGCATCTCTTTGATGGTTCCTTTCTGGTCACAGCAGAAGAACTTTCACGTGCTCCCGCAGAAGTAATTGGGAAGAGTTGTCATGGAACATTGTATAAAGCTGCACTTGACTCTGGCAATGTATTGGCAGTTAAATGGTTACGGGAGGGAATAGTAAAAGGACGAAAGGAATTTGCAAGGGAAGTAAAGAAACTCGGGAACATCAAACATCCAAATTTAGTTTCTCTGCAGGGTTACTACTGGGGCCCAAAGGAGCATGAGAAACTGATTATATCCAATTATTTCAACGCTCAATCTCTTGCAGTCTATCTTCATG AGATGGGGCCAAGAAAACTGCCACCGTTGTCTCTTAGTGAGCGGCTTAGGGTTGCTGTAGATGTGGCCCGATGTCTGAGCTACCTGCATAACGAGAAGGCAATACCTCATGGAAACCTCAAATCCACCAACATTTTGTTAGAAACTTCTACTCCAAATGTGCTTGTTACTGATTACAGCCTGCACCGAATACTAACTCCAACCGGGACTGCTGAACAAGTTCTGAATGCAGCTGCCCTTGGCTACAGCCCTCCTGAGTTTGCTAGCTCATATAAGCCATTCCCATCATTAACGAGTGATGTCTATGCATTTGGGGTTATCTTGTTGGAGCTTCTGACCGGTAGAAGTTCAGGGGAGATTGTTTCTGGGATTCCAGGTGTAGTTGATCTGACTGACTGGGTGAGGTTATTGGCAGCTGAGAATCGTTCTGGTGAGTGCTTTGACAGGCTGATTCTGGACGGGAACAAAGTGGAGCACCAACCTAGAGGTCTTGATCATATGTTACAGGTGGCTCTAAGGTGCATCCTTCCTGCATCTGAGAGGCCCGACATGAAAAGAGTTTTTGAAGATCTCTTAATGTTAGTGTAG
- the LOC122292532 gene encoding probable inactive receptor kinase At5g10020 isoform X2: MQAICLTMLFLVVIAFGQSDIEALLELKKGFVSDPSRQVLVSWNSKSLDSNGCPRNWYGIACNGGRVTSVTVNDVGLAGEFRFSAITGLSMLSNLSISNNQLTGTISKIDSLQSLQNLDLSCNLFHGSIPPGLVKLKKLAQLNLSSNQFDGNVPDGFGKLQQLKYLDLGGNDLSGDIMHLLSQIGSVVHVDLSSNRFSGSLDLGLGSPSFISTIRYLNISHNHLVGEPFAHDGMPYFDSLEVFDASDNQLAGTVPSFNFVFSLRILRLGNNQLGGSLPEALLQESSMILSELDLSLNQLEGPIGSITSANLKKLNLSSNKLSGSLPAQVGHCAIIDLSNNMLSGSLSRVQSWGNYVEVIRLSSNSLSGSLPNQTSQFLRLTSLEISKNSLVGALPPVLGTYPELKVIDLSFNQLNGILLPSLFTSTKLANLNLAGNNFSGSIPFQEIGNITSIDSVEDLSLMSLDLSNNSLSGYLPLGISKFHNLVYLDLSHNNLEGSIPDDLPGNLQGFNVSFNNFSGVVPEHLRRFPNSAFHPGNNLLIFPHSQSSPRDVTNRTPREARSHMKSVIKIALIAGLVGGTALICLLCILIYSRTHWQEHKRSSSKEDDAKIGFPEGSSAISNRSGPNKNVDPSLSSLAFDQDIFTSSQLGYGNDVGETSSVVKKHKDVGHIESVKKGEGISPPMSLLSSSNPSPSKKQLPDNPGVLNVSSPEKLAGDLHLFDGSFLVTAEELSRAPAEVIGKSCHGTLYKAALDSGNVLAVKWLREGIVKGRKEFAREVKKLGNIKHPNLVSLQGYYWGPKEHEKLIISNYFNAQSLAVYLHVSDRRIMLNPLYIFHRDGAKKTATVVS; the protein is encoded by the exons ATGCAGGCAATCTGTTTGACAATGTTGTTTTTGGTAGTAATTGCATTTGGACAATCAGACATTGAAGCACTCTTGGAGCTCAAGAAGGGCTTTGTAAGTGACCCCTCTAGGCAAGTCCTTGTTTCATGGAATTCTAAATCCTTGGATTCTAATGGGTGCCCTCGGAATTGGTACGGGATTGCTTGTAATGGTGGTCGAGTGACCTCAGTCACTGTTAATGATGTGGGCCTAGCCGGTGAGTTTAGGTTCTCAGCTATTACAGGCCTAAGCATGCTTAGCAACTTATCAATTTCGAACAACCAGTTGACAGGGACAATATCCAAGATCGATTCACTTCAGTCTCTTCAAAATTTGGATCTCTCATGCAATCTGTTTCATGGGTCTATACCCCCTGGATTAGTCAAATTGAAGAAGTTAGCGCAACTGAATCTTTCTTCAAACCAATTCGATGGCAATGTTCCTGATGGTTTTGGCAAACTCCAGCAGCTGAAGTATTTAGACTTGGGGGGAAATGATTTATCTGGGGATATTATGCATCTTCTGTCCCAAATAGGTAGTGTGGTTCACGTTGACCTAAGCAGCAACCGGTTCTCTGGTTCTCTGGATCTGGGACTCGGAAGCCCTTCTTTCATTTCCACGATtcgatatttaaatattagccACAATCACTTAGTTGGAGAGCCCTTTGCTCACGACGGAATGCCATATTTTGACAGTTTAGAAGTATTCGATGCTAGTGATAATCAGCTGGCGGGAACTGTACCTTCGTTTAATTTTGTGTTCTCTCTACGGATTCTTAGGCTTGGAAACAATCAGTTAGGAGGGTCTCTACCCGAAGCACTTTTGCAGGAGAGCTCAATGATCTTGTCCGAATTGGATCTTAGCCTTAACCAGCTCGAAG GTCCCATCGGAAGTATCACTTCTGCAAATTTAAAGAAGCTTAACTTATCTTCAAACAAACTGTCAGGATCCTTACCTGCCCAGGTAGGGCACTGTGCCATCATAGACCTGAGTAATAACATGCTCTCTGGTAGCTTGTCCAGAGTCCAAAGTTGGGGAAACTATGTGGAAGTCATTCGGTTAAGTTCAAACTCATTGTCAGGAAGCTTACCAAACCAAACTTCTCAATTCTTAAGGCTGACTTCGCTTGAGATATCGAAAAACTCATTAGTGGGTGCTCTCCCACCAGTATTGGGTACATATCCAGAACTTAAAGTGATTGATCTTAGCTTCAACCAGCTTAATGGGATCCTCCTTCCAAGCCTTTTCACCTCAACCAAACTGGCTAACCTTAACCTGGCAGGCAACAATTTCTCTGGGTCAATACCGTTTCAAGAAATTGGAAATATTACTTCCATAGATTCTGTCGAAGACTTGAGCTTGATGTCTCTTGATCTGTCCAATAATTCATTGAGTGGATATTTGCCCCTAGGGATAAGTAAGTTTCATAACTTGGTGTATCTTGACCTATCTCATAACAATTTGGAAGGTAGCATTCCTGATGACCTTCCGGGTAACTTGCAAGGTTTCAATGTgtctttcaataatttttctggTGTTGTACCTGAACATCTAAGGCGGTTCCCGAATTCAGCATTCCATCCAGGAAATAATTTGCTCATCTTTCCTCATTCTCAATCGTCTCCAAGAGATGTCACAAACAGGACTCCAAGGGAAGCCAGGTCTCATATGAAAAGTGTTATTAAAATTGCCCTGATTGCAGGATTAGTTGGTGGCACTGCTCTGATATGTCTTTTGTGCATATTGATCTATTCTAGAACTCACTGGCAGGAACATAAGAGGTCCAGTTCAAAAGAAGATGATGCTAAGATAGGTTTTCCAGAAGGGAGTTCAGCCATCTCTAATAGATCGGGACCCAACAAAAATGTGGACCCATCATTATCTTCACTCGCATTtgatcaagatatttttacatCATCCCAATTGGGATATGGTAATGATGTTGGGGAAACTTCATCAGTTGTAAAGAAGCACAAGGATGTTGGCCATATAGAATCAGTGAAAAAAGGGGAAGGAATATCTCCTCCTATGTCCCTCTTgtcatcttcaaacccatcaCCTTCTAAAAAGCAACTACCCGATAATCCTGGTGTGCTCAATGTTTCTTCTCCTGAAAAATTAGCTGGCGATTTGCATCTCTTTGATGGTTCCTTTCTGGTCACAGCAGAAGAACTTTCACGTGCTCCCGCAGAAGTAATTGGGAAGAGTTGTCATGGAACATTGTATAAAGCTGCACTTGACTCTGGCAATGTATTGGCAGTTAAATGGTTACGGGAGGGAATAGTAAAAGGACGAAAGGAATTTGCAAGGGAAGTAAAGAAACTCGGGAACATCAAACATCCAAATTTAGTTTCTCTGCAGGGTTACTACTGGGGCCCAAAGGAGCATGAGAAACTGATTATATCCAATTATTTCAACGCTCAATCTCTTGCAGTCTATCTTCATG TATCTGATAGAAGAATCATGTTGAATCCCCTTTATATATTCCACAGAGATGGGGCCAAGAAAACTGCCACCGTTGTCTCTTAG